Proteins co-encoded in one Paraburkholderia terrae genomic window:
- the apaG gene encoding Co2+/Mg2+ efflux protein ApaG — MSQYEFSVSSQVRYIAEESDPEHRKYAFAYTLTIRNTGQVAAQLIARHWVITDSENRVQEVKGLGVVGHQPLLKPGEQFEYTSYAVIATPVGTMRGEYFCVAEDGERWDAPVPEFVLRMPRTLH; from the coding sequence ATGAGCCAGTACGAATTCAGCGTGTCCTCCCAGGTCCGGTACATCGCCGAAGAGTCGGACCCGGAGCATCGGAAATACGCTTTCGCCTACACGCTCACCATCCGCAATACAGGCCAGGTCGCCGCGCAACTGATCGCGCGACACTGGGTCATTACGGATAGCGAAAATCGCGTTCAGGAAGTGAAAGGACTAGGTGTGGTCGGGCATCAGCCGTTGCTGAAGCCGGGCGAGCAGTTCGAGTACACCAGCTACGCGGTGATCGCGACACCCGTGGGGACGATGCGCGGCGAGTATTTTTGCGTGGCGGAGGACGGTGAGCGCTGGGACGCGCCCGTGCCGGAATTCGTTCTGCGGATGCCGCGCACGCTGCATTGA